A stretch of the Victivallis lenta genome encodes the following:
- a CDS encoding type II secretion system protein: MKKTFTLIELLVVIAIIAILASMLLPALNNVRSKTKQIQCVNNQKQLMGAQLQYTSDNQGHLTPLNLGPSWSARVNKKWWENLLSEGYLPPPKWFDENSGYPATGVQICPSTLDYSTGSGIGIHGQGDNHRLVGYGFSVKISKIKRPSESVLIGDASCLKANGTIVPARVFVCWCWYTRWTVPNDNNYNLLPRHRDQSNCGFLDGHVDSFTYAEMTNDQSNLFGHISNYTGY; the protein is encoded by the coding sequence ATGAAGAAAACGTTCACCCTGATCGAACTGCTGGTCGTTATCGCCATCATCGCGATTCTGGCCTCAATGCTGCTGCCTGCATTGAATAATGTACGTTCCAAAACCAAACAGATTCAGTGTGTGAACAATCAGAAGCAGCTGATGGGTGCACAGCTCCAATATACCTCTGACAATCAAGGACATCTGACGCCGCTCAATCTCGGCCCGAGCTGGTCCGCAAGAGTCAATAAGAAGTGGTGGGAGAATCTCCTGTCGGAAGGCTATCTGCCTCCACCGAAATGGTTTGATGAAAACAGCGGTTACCCGGCAACCGGAGTACAGATCTGTCCCTCCACTTTGGACTATTCCACCGGATCCGGAATCGGCATTCACGGGCAGGGGGACAATCATCGGTTAGTGGGATACGGTTTTTCAGTAAAGATATCCAAAATCAAACGTCCTTCCGAATCCGTACTGATCGGAGACGCCAGTTGCCTGAAAGCAAACGGTACAATCGTTCCGGCCCGGGTATTTGTCTGCTGGTGCTGGTATACCCGCTGGACGGTTCCGAACGACAACAATTACAATCTTCTACCCCGCCACCGGGACCAGTCGAACTGCGGTTTCCTTGATGGGCATGTTGATTCCTTCACCTACGCGGAAATGACAAATGACCAATCCAACTTGTTCGGTCATATTTCAAATTATACCGGTTACTGA
- a CDS encoding prepilin-type N-terminal cleavage/methylation domain-containing protein: protein MERHFSETASAKRRLPAEYRHFTLIELLIVIAIIAILAAMLLPALNRARDRAHSTKCVANLKTYTMSGLTYANDSNDYLVPADPTNVTVCIWYRNAAFRRLLGDCPGPLWFGATQVDSSNDRAGNPGLLCPALAANAAGRQGPYYSNSYGMTHEEIPVSGWNYQGLPGVAAYKLSRIIGPSQRLMFIDSADPTTDKRWSTLNYWTLNRRNVAYRHGNFTNVGLMDGHVESRGWQDVAVDHLWFGFYTANLAD from the coding sequence ATGGAAAGACACTTTTCCGAAACAGCGTCGGCGAAACGGCGTCTCCCGGCGGAATATCGGCACTTCACCCTGATTGAATTGTTGATTGTAATTGCGATCATCGCGATTCTCGCCGCGATGCTGCTGCCCGCTCTGAACCGGGCCAGAGACCGGGCGCACTCGACCAAGTGCGTCGCCAATCTGAAAACCTATACGATGTCCGGCCTCACTTACGCGAACGACAGCAACGACTATCTCGTGCCTGCCGACCCGACCAACGTAACCGTCTGCATCTGGTATCGCAACGCAGCCTTCCGGCGGCTTCTCGGCGACTGCCCGGGGCCTCTCTGGTTCGGCGCCACGCAGGTGGACAGCTCCAATGACCGGGCGGGCAATCCGGGGCTGCTCTGCCCGGCGCTTGCGGCAAACGCCGCCGGCAGGCAGGGGCCGTATTACAGCAACTCCTACGGGATGACCCACGAGGAAATTCCGGTTTCCGGCTGGAACTATCAGGGACTGCCGGGCGTGGCCGCTTACAAGCTGAGCCGCATCATCGGCCCCTCGCAGCGGCTGATGTTCATCGATTCGGCCGATCCGACGACCGACAAGCGGTGGTCTACCCTGAATTACTGGACGCTCAACCGCCGGAACGTCGCCTACCGGCACGGCAATTTCACGAATGTCGGTTTGATGGACGGCCATGTGGAAAGCCGCGGCTGGCAGGATGTCGCCGTCGATCATCTCTGGTTCGGCTTCTATACCGCCAACCTTGCGGACTGA
- a CDS encoding nitroreductase family protein, whose translation MDFYDVISTRRSIRHYSDRPVPDASLDRIAQAVQLAPTACNRQPFRILAVRNPELRAAICRACPQRFLPEAPVILVALGDMKNAWRRVGDDHSIVEIDLGIVFEHAVLAATAEGLSTCWVCAYDRKRMDEALKLGEPWSALAVSPLGYASEPAAPIEHKPVPELFEIID comes from the coding sequence ATGGATTTTTACGACGTCATTTCCACGCGGCGCAGCATTCGCCATTATTCGGACCGTCCGGTTCCGGACGCCTCGCTCGACAGGATCGCGCAGGCCGTGCAGCTGGCGCCGACCGCCTGCAACCGGCAGCCGTTCAGGATTCTCGCGGTCCGCAATCCGGAGCTTCGCGCCGCGATCTGCCGGGCCTGCCCGCAGCGTTTTCTGCCGGAGGCTCCGGTCATTCTCGTTGCTCTCGGCGATATGAAAAACGCATGGCGGCGGGTCGGGGACGACCACTCCATCGTCGAAATCGACCTCGGCATCGTGTTTGAACACGCGGTTCTCGCGGCGACGGCCGAGGGGCTGTCGACCTGCTGGGTCTGCGCCTACGACCGGAAACGCATGGACGAGGCTCTGAAACTCGGGGAACCGTGGAGCGCGCTCGCCGTCTCTCCGCTCGGTTACGCCTCCGAACCGGCCGCGCCGATCGAGCACAAGCCGGTGCCGGAACTGTTTGAAATCATCGACTGA
- the hisF gene encoding imidazole glycerol phosphate synthase subunit HisF yields the protein MLAKRIIPCLDVTGGRVVKGVNFVDLVDAGDPVEIARQYDAQGADELVFLDITASSDARETMVDVVRRTASQVFIPLTVGGGIRTAEDIRRMLLAGADKTSVNTAAIQRPELIREGAERFGSQCIVLAVDARKVPGEERWLVYTHGGRRATELDAVEWAVRGVELGAGEILLTSMDADGTCAGYDCELTRRVSDAVSVPVIASGGAGTLDHLAEVLDAGHADAVLAASIFHFGTYTIPEAKRFLKERGIPVREPSTF from the coding sequence ATGCTCGCAAAACGCATCATCCCCTGCCTGGACGTGACCGGCGGCAGAGTGGTCAAGGGGGTCAATTTCGTCGATCTCGTCGACGCCGGCGACCCGGTCGAAATCGCGCGCCAGTACGATGCGCAGGGGGCGGACGAGCTGGTTTTTCTCGACATCACCGCGAGCAGCGACGCGCGTGAAACCATGGTCGACGTCGTGCGGCGCACGGCAAGCCAGGTGTTCATTCCGCTCACGGTCGGCGGCGGCATCCGCACGGCGGAGGACATCCGCCGCATGCTGCTGGCCGGGGCCGACAAGACTTCGGTCAACACGGCGGCGATCCAGCGCCCGGAGCTGATCCGCGAGGGAGCGGAACGGTTCGGCAGCCAGTGCATCGTGCTGGCCGTCGACGCACGGAAAGTTCCCGGAGAAGAGCGCTGGCTCGTCTACACCCACGGCGGACGCCGGGCCACGGAACTCGACGCCGTCGAGTGGGCCGTGCGCGGCGTCGAACTCGGCGCCGGCGAAATCCTGCTGACCAGCATGGATGCAGACGGAACCTGCGCCGGGTACGACTGCGAGCTGACGAGGCGGGTTTCCGATGCGGTCTCCGTGCCGGTCATCGCCTCCGGCGGCGCCGGGACGCTCGACCATCTGGCGGAGGTGCTCGATGCCGGGCACGCCGATGCGGTCCTGGCGGCAAGTATTTTTCATTTCGGAACTTATACGATTCCGGAAGCCAAGCGGTTCCTGAAGGAGCGCGGCATTCCGGTCCGGGAACCATCCACTTTCTGA
- a CDS encoding D-hexose-6-phosphate mutarotase encodes MNLEELQKTFGADTVTFRKGPGEFTTVIIDNGAAEAEICLHGAHLMKFVPAGAVPVLWMSKSSWFEPNRPIRGGVPICWPYFGAAADPALPAHGFARLSEWNLAEIDSSEKGMTRVALTLSPADVTAVPVPFPFELRMEFVIGKVLQMTLTMKNCSDSEQIITDALHTYFNVKSAGAITISGLDGVSYEDRVVGAKVFGGVQDGDIRIDREVDRVYLDTADAVEIHDPGYDRTILVEKFGSESTVVWNPWIRKSQAMPDFGDDEYHTMVCIEAVNAAKDRRILAPGATHVISQKITLK; translated from the coding sequence ATGAATCTCGAAGAATTGCAGAAAACATTCGGCGCCGACACCGTGACATTCAGGAAAGGGCCGGGCGAATTCACCACCGTCATCATCGACAACGGCGCGGCCGAGGCGGAGATCTGCCTGCATGGCGCGCATCTCATGAAGTTCGTTCCGGCCGGCGCGGTTCCGGTGCTCTGGATGAGCAAATCGAGCTGGTTCGAACCGAACCGGCCGATCCGCGGCGGCGTACCGATCTGCTGGCCGTACTTCGGTGCGGCGGCGGACCCGGCGCTGCCGGCCCACGGCTTCGCCCGGCTTTCGGAGTGGAACCTCGCGGAAATCGATTCCTCTGAGAAAGGGATGACCCGCGTGGCGCTGACGCTTTCTCCTGCCGATGTGACCGCTGTGCCGGTGCCGTTCCCGTTCGAACTCCGGATGGAGTTCGTGATCGGCAAGGTGCTCCAGATGACGCTGACCATGAAGAACTGCTCCGACTCCGAGCAGATCATCACCGACGCGCTTCACACCTATTTCAACGTCAAGTCGGCCGGGGCGATCACGATTTCCGGCCTCGACGGGGTCAGCTATGAGGACCGCGTGGTCGGCGCGAAGGTTTTCGGCGGCGTTCAGGACGGCGACATCCGGATCGACCGCGAAGTCGACCGGGTCTATCTCGATACGGCCGATGCGGTCGAAATCCATGACCCCGGTTATGACCGGACGATTCTCGTCGAAAAATTCGGCAGCGAATCGACGGTCGTCTGGAATCCGTGGATCCGCAAGTCTCAGGCCATGCCGGATTTCGGCGACGACGAGTATCACACGATGGTCTGCATCGAGGCGGTCAACGCCGCGAAGGACCGCCGGATTCTCGCCCCGGGCGCAACTCACGTCATCAGCCAGAAAATCACGCTGAAGTGA
- a CDS encoding malic enzyme-like NAD(P)-binding protein: protein MNKEELRAKALAYHKDGKPGKITVNASKPCETAEDLALAYTPGVAQPCLEIREKPETVWEYTSRGNLVAVVSDGTAVLGLGNIGPEAGLPVMEGKAVLFKRFADIDSVPICLGRVFNEKGRSDAAKIIETVERLEPTFGGINLEDIGAPACFEIEQTLKKRMNIPVFHDDQHGTAIISLAAIINALKVTGKKIEECRFVVNGAGAAGISCSRFYITAGAKRENFILCDSKGVIRKGRTDLTPEKAEFAVETEARTLADAIKGADIFLGFSAPNCVTAEMVKTMAPGPVIFAMANPVPEIFPDVALAAGAAVVGTGRSDFPNQINNVLGFPGIFRGALDVRAKDINEAMKLAASQALAELAAEPVPAGVKKVLAEAYPADAAAGMFDSKGGVNVNCVIPKPFDPRVVPRVARRVAEAAMKSGVAQLDIGDLDAYEKSVAERLGK from the coding sequence ATGAACAAAGAAGAGTTGAGAGCGAAGGCGCTGGCTTACCACAAGGACGGCAAGCCGGGCAAAATCACCGTGAACGCATCGAAACCGTGCGAAACCGCCGAGGATCTGGCGCTGGCCTACACGCCGGGCGTCGCGCAGCCGTGTCTTGAAATCAGGGAGAAGCCGGAAACCGTCTGGGAGTACACTTCGCGCGGAAATCTCGTCGCCGTAGTCAGCGACGGTACCGCCGTGCTCGGGCTCGGCAACATCGGCCCCGAGGCCGGGCTGCCGGTCATGGAGGGGAAGGCCGTGCTGTTCAAACGCTTTGCGGACATCGATTCGGTTCCGATCTGCCTCGGCAGGGTGTTCAATGAAAAGGGCCGCTCCGACGCGGCGAAGATCATCGAAACGGTCGAGCGGCTCGAGCCGACCTTCGGCGGCATCAACCTCGAGGACATCGGCGCGCCGGCCTGTTTCGAAATCGAGCAGACCTTGAAGAAGCGCATGAATATCCCGGTCTTCCATGACGACCAGCACGGCACGGCGATCATTTCGCTGGCCGCGATCATCAATGCGCTGAAGGTCACCGGCAAAAAGATCGAAGAGTGCCGTTTCGTGGTGAACGGCGCGGGCGCGGCCGGAATCTCCTGCTCGCGCTTCTACATCACGGCCGGGGCGAAGAGAGAGAATTTCATTCTCTGCGACTCGAAAGGAGTCATCCGCAAAGGGCGCACGGACCTGACGCCGGAGAAGGCGGAATTCGCAGTCGAGACCGAGGCGCGGACGCTGGCCGATGCGATCAAAGGCGCCGATATCTTCCTCGGTTTTTCCGCTCCGAACTGCGTAACCGCCGAAATGGTGAAAACGATGGCGCCGGGGCCGGTCATCTTTGCGATGGCGAACCCGGTCCCGGAGATTTTCCCGGACGTGGCGCTCGCGGCGGGCGCAGCAGTGGTCGGCACCGGCCGCAGCGACTTCCCGAACCAGATCAACAACGTGCTCGGCTTCCCCGGCATTTTCCGCGGCGCGCTCGATGTGCGCGCGAAGGATATCAACGAAGCGATGAAGCTCGCCGCCTCGCAGGCGCTGGCCGAGCTGGCCGCCGAACCGGTTCCGGCCGGCGTGAAGAAGGTCCTGGCCGAAGCGTATCCGGCGGATGCGGCGGCGGGAATGTTCGATTCGAAGGGCGGCGTCAACGTGAACTGCGTGATTCCGAAACCGTTCGATCCGCGCGTCGTGCCCCGCGTGGCGCGCCGCGTGGCCGAAGCCGCGATGAAATCCGGCGTGGCGCAGCTCGACATCGGCGACCTCGACGCATACGAGAAAAGCGTCGCCGAACGCCTCGGGAAATAA
- a CDS encoding LamG-like jellyroll fold domain-containing protein codes for MRIPNRKMVSLLMLSLSLSLSGAEKLLDWNSTRPDDYGKCRLSKKGALTITKEGAQFNGQDSFLHLGTPKIAESLTIALQVKLTGLPEKQYTFAVRRGFNHTLGCDNQGRVTLEIWGQDKKERIIVRSQQKLVPGKFYNIVSVFDRANNQNQLKLYINGKLEGDARLGTPPFPYDTEVIFGNANPYGKWSFPLKGTLNFLRVYDGIPTGEEWKKLNEVPPPATGSADGTVSVIDFGAVPGDGVDDTAAVRKALAFALENKARRLYFGPGIFDFEEAAGSLWTPPHWVLWLEKVSDLEIDGGGATMMLHGTQCFAWSKNCRNVTFKNMTLDYKEPHFTCGKVTYISPDKYIFDVAFNPVYRPRGGEPVPSWAEVEGKDFLNVNGGLFVCHRVSKTQLVQPNVMRIYASDAMHPLKEGMQLMLRHHIYTGSLFRLHDSVGHKLENINIYAGKGMGIVGQYLDGITLNKIQIRPAPYAAWPLSTSSDAINLLGCYGKISITDCYIKGAKDDSINIFSNYYGVKKVTGGNSILMHNPKFNSGEMPQDKPGDTLLFLHNDFSVYARRTVARIKAVGSQRHCEVEFTESLPAELDWKNDLIMAARQPEQIVIANSKFHSEGRVVLQCGNAIVENCEFIDAAGFQLNTCIAPWYEAAPGNHVVVRKNRFINCGRNGMRKIPAVIAVTAEGPLPNVKDLSSQGAPVPYPVHSDIEISDNLIDKSNNSAMIFTSVRNLVVKNNILRDLSLQPQVKPWQLTERNWNENAVTFVCGIESARFEGNSYQNSKTPKKNGVIAVGDSISNDAISFKDNKNFTILRTDVFPEQRKK; via the coding sequence ATGCGTATTCCCAACAGAAAAATGGTTTCTCTTCTGATGTTGAGTTTGTCGCTCTCACTCTCCGGTGCGGAAAAATTACTCGACTGGAATTCCACCAGGCCGGATGACTATGGGAAATGCCGCCTTTCAAAGAAAGGTGCTCTGACGATTACAAAAGAGGGGGCTCAATTCAACGGCCAGGACTCTTTCCTGCATCTGGGAACTCCGAAGATCGCCGAATCTCTTACGATTGCGCTGCAGGTGAAGCTGACCGGACTGCCGGAAAAGCAGTATACGTTCGCCGTACGGCGCGGTTTCAACCATACGCTCGGCTGCGACAATCAGGGACGGGTCACGTTGGAGATCTGGGGGCAGGACAAAAAGGAGAGAATCATCGTCCGCTCACAGCAGAAACTTGTTCCGGGGAAGTTTTACAACATCGTTTCCGTGTTTGACCGGGCCAATAATCAGAACCAGTTAAAACTCTACATCAACGGCAAACTCGAAGGAGACGCACGGCTCGGAACTCCCCCATTTCCGTATGACACCGAGGTGATCTTCGGTAATGCCAATCCCTACGGGAAATGGTCCTTCCCGCTGAAAGGGACATTGAACTTTCTGCGGGTGTATGACGGAATTCCCACCGGTGAGGAGTGGAAGAAGCTGAACGAGGTACCGCCCCCCGCCACCGGATCTGCCGACGGAACGGTCTCGGTGATCGATTTCGGTGCGGTTCCGGGGGACGGTGTCGATGATACCGCGGCTGTCCGGAAAGCACTGGCGTTTGCGTTGGAGAATAAAGCACGCCGCCTGTATTTCGGACCGGGAATCTTTGATTTCGAAGAGGCTGCCGGTTCTCTCTGGACTCCGCCGCACTGGGTGCTCTGGCTGGAGAAGGTGTCCGATCTGGAAATCGACGGCGGCGGCGCAACGATGATGCTGCATGGGACCCAGTGTTTTGCCTGGTCGAAGAATTGCCGCAACGTCACGTTTAAAAACATGACTCTTGACTACAAGGAACCGCATTTCACCTGCGGCAAAGTCACTTATATCTCGCCAGACAAGTATATTTTTGATGTCGCCTTCAACCCCGTTTACCGCCCGCGCGGCGGAGAACCGGTTCCTTCGTGGGCAGAGGTGGAGGGAAAAGATTTTCTGAATGTTAACGGAGGACTTTTCGTCTGTCACCGGGTATCGAAGACACAGCTCGTCCAACCTAATGTCATGCGGATATATGCGTCAGATGCCATGCATCCGCTCAAGGAGGGAATGCAGCTCATGTTGCGGCATCACATCTATACCGGATCATTGTTCCGCCTTCATGATTCCGTCGGGCACAAACTTGAGAACATCAATATTTACGCCGGCAAGGGTATGGGAATCGTCGGCCAGTATCTCGACGGGATTACGCTGAATAAAATACAGATCCGTCCGGCCCCCTATGCCGCGTGGCCGCTCTCGACCTCCAGTGACGCGATCAATCTGCTCGGCTGTTACGGAAAAATTTCAATCACCGACTGCTATATCAAAGGGGCCAAGGACGATTCCATCAATATTTTCAGCAACTACTACGGTGTCAAGAAGGTGACCGGGGGAAACAGCATCCTCATGCACAACCCGAAATTCAACTCCGGAGAGATGCCGCAGGATAAACCGGGCGATACGCTGCTCTTTCTGCACAATGATTTTTCAGTCTATGCCAGACGGACGGTCGCCCGCATAAAAGCGGTGGGGTCTCAGCGTCATTGCGAGGTGGAATTCACTGAATCGCTTCCTGCGGAACTGGACTGGAAAAACGACCTGATCATGGCAGCCCGTCAACCGGAACAGATCGTGATCGCCAACAGTAAATTTCACAGCGAAGGCCGCGTCGTCCTGCAGTGCGGCAATGCGATTGTGGAGAACTGCGAGTTCATCGATGCTGCCGGGTTTCAGCTCAATACCTGCATCGCACCGTGGTACGAGGCGGCTCCGGGCAATCACGTTGTGGTTCGCAAAAACCGTTTCATCAACTGCGGAAGAAATGGAATGCGTAAAATTCCTGCCGTCATCGCCGTCACCGCTGAAGGGCCGCTGCCCAATGTGAAAGATCTCTCCAGCCAAGGAGCACCAGTACCTTACCCGGTTCATTCCGATATCGAAATCTCCGACAATCTGATCGACAAATCCAACAATTCGGCCATGATTTTCACTTCGGTGAGAAACCTTGTCGTGAAAAACAATATTCTGCGTGATCTCTCTCTGCAGCCACAGGTGAAGCCGTGGCAGCTCACGGAACGCAACTGGAATGAAAATGCCGTGACGTTTGTCTGCGGCATTGAATCCGCCCGCTTCGAAGGGAATAGTTATCAGAACTCCAAAACTCCGAAAAAAAACGGCGTCATTGCGGTAGGAGACTCCATCTCAAATGATGCCATCTCCTTCAAAGACAACAAAAATTTCACGATCCTGCGAACCGATGTATTCCCCGAGCAACGGAAAAAATAA
- a CDS encoding type II secretion system protein — protein MEKHFFETASVKRRLPAEYRHFTLIELLVVIAIIAILASMLLPALNQARTRAKSIACVNNLKQLFTAETMYENDYGYYTIGSAAESGVQFKQNIWHQKLRHYLGWTGEVTSWNDYRNGIARTKVLRCPGIADYGTDTLGYSVNRFGCLAEWFKLSPQKPASEPANQDTRRYVKSNSACPAIQPSRIIFLADMGHTRDTDSGTKETPPDICNRDYLVGKADIVYDLRHGISQNIVTLAGSARNVHPDEVDYSMYLK, from the coding sequence ATGGAAAAACACTTTTTCGAAACAGCGTCGGTGAAACGGCGTCTCCCGGCGGAATATCGGCACTTCACCCTGATCGAACTGCTGGTCGTTATCGCCATAATCGCGATTCTGGCCTCAATGCTGCTGCCTGCGCTGAACCAGGCGCGGACGCGGGCGAAATCCATCGCCTGCGTGAACAACCTGAAGCAGCTTTTCACGGCCGAAACGATGTACGAAAACGATTACGGTTATTATACCATCGGATCGGCCGCCGAATCAGGCGTCCAGTTCAAACAGAACATCTGGCACCAGAAGCTGCGCCATTACCTCGGCTGGACCGGTGAGGTGACAAGCTGGAACGACTACCGCAACGGCATCGCCCGCACGAAGGTGCTGCGCTGCCCCGGCATTGCGGACTACGGCACCGATACGCTCGGTTATTCGGTGAACCGTTTCGGCTGCCTCGCCGAATGGTTCAAGCTTTCGCCGCAGAAGCCGGCGTCGGAACCGGCGAACCAGGATACGCGGCGGTATGTGAAGTCGAATTCGGCGTGCCCGGCAATCCAGCCTTCCCGGATCATTTTTCTGGCGGACATGGGGCACACCCGGGATACCGATTCCGGCACGAAGGAGACGCCTCCGGATATCTGCAACCGGGATTATCTCGTCGGCAAAGCCGATATCGTCTACGACCTGCGGCACGGGATTTCGCAGAACATCGTCACACTGGCCGGCAGCGCCAGAAATGTCCACCCGGACGAGGTCGACTATTCGATGTACCTGAAGTGA